The Dehalococcoidales bacterium genome includes the window AGCGAAAGCGCCCAGCCTTCCAGGTTATCAACAATATACTTGGCGGAAAGCGCCCGCGCCAGGTGCCGGCCGAGCACGGAGAAAAGCGCCGCCGGGGTGGCGTTAAGCGCTTTCAAAGCGCCGTCCACCATTTCCTTCATCCTGGGGTCGCCTTTGGCGTAGGTAACGGCCACCCTGGCCAGCGGCCCCACCTCATAGACCTTGCCGTCATAGCGGGGGGCTTTGGACCAGGAGTAAGCGCCGCTTTTGCCGGCCTGCGGCCTGGTGTCCCCGCTGGAGGGGTGCAGGCCGGAGGTGGCGTCCTCGTACCAGGAGTGCTTGACCTGCTCGGTGATTTTAGAGGTATCCAGGGCGCCGGGCCGCAAATCCGCGCCGATGGTGCCCTGCTTGAAGAGTCGCTCGCGGGTGGCGTAGTCCGGGCTCTTGCCGTCCAGGTCATACATGCCGTAGGAAAGCAGGTTCTTGCAGCCGACGCCGATACCGGCGTAGTCGCCGTAAGCTTTGGCCACGGCCAGCACATCCGGGATATAAACATTATTCACAAAGTCCTGGAGGATTTTAATCTTCCAGATATAAGCCATGATATTATCCACCGTGGGGACGCTGGTAACACCGCCGGGCACCACGCCCACGCTGTGCGGGACCTTGCCGGAGAAAATGCTGACGGCCTCGTGGCCGATGCGCCGCATCTCCAGCGCCTTCACGTAGTGGGCGACGCACTGCTGGTTGGCCTCCGGGGGGAGGCGGTAATCGCCCTCATAGCGGGGCATAAACGGCTCCAAAGCGCCGCGCTGGATAAAGTCCTTGACGGAGTTTAGCTGGGAATCATTGCCGGAGTAAGCAGCCACATCCGCCACGTTCACGTAGTCGAGTGCGGCTAAATGGTAAAAGTGGAGGATATGGTCCTGGATAACGTGCGCGCCGTGAATCAGGTTGCGGATGATGCGGCCGTTGTCCGGTATCTTGTCCGCGATGCCGAAGGCGCTGTCCAGGTTCAGGGTGGCGGCGATGCCGTGCGACTGCGGGCAGACGCCGCAAATGCGCTGGGCGATTACCTGGGCGTCGCGCGGGTCCCGTCCTCTTAAAATAAGTTCCAGGCCGCGGAAAAGATTGCCGGTAGCCCGGGCATCCTTGACCGCGCCGTTTTCAATAACGCACTCAATCTTGAGGTGTCCCTCAATCCTGGTGACGGGGTCAATAACGATTTTACCCATTATTTCACCTCCTTGTTAGCCCAGTAAGCGCCGACCACGGGCAGGTCAACGTCCACCAGTTTCTCATAGAACGGGGCCGTCTCGTTGGGGAACTCCGGCTGGGTACAGCCGTTGCACGGCGCCCC containing:
- a CDS encoding nickel-dependent hydrogenase large subunit is translated as MGKIVIDPVTRIEGHLKIECVIENGAVKDARATGNLFRGLELILRGRDPRDAQVIAQRICGVCPQSHGIAATLNLDSAFGIADKIPDNGRIIRNLIHGAHVIQDHILHFYHLAALDYVNVADVAAYSGNDSQLNSVKDFIQRGALEPFMPRYEGDYRLPPEANQQCVAHYVKALEMRRIGHEAVSIFSGKVPHSVGVVPGGVTSVPTVDNIMAYIWKIKILQDFVNNVYIPDVLAVAKAYGDYAGIGVGCKNLLSYGMYDLDGKSPDYATRERLFKQGTIGADLRPGALDTSKITEQVKHSWYEDATSGLHPSSGDTRPQAGKSGAYSWSKAPRYDGKVYEVGPLARVAVTYAKGDPRMKEMVDGALKALNATPAALFSVLGRHLARALSAKYIVDNLEGWALSLKPGQPAYVEYELPEEASGMGIIEGSRGALGHWIEIKNKKIANYQAVVPTTWNVSPMDDKGQHGPIEQALIGAKVKDEKNPFEVVRIIRSFDPCIACAVHCVTPKGRDLGQYRVV